A genomic segment from Aspergillus chevalieri M1 DNA, chromosome 7, nearly complete sequence encodes:
- a CDS encoding uncharacterized protein (COG:S;~EggNog:ENOG410Q1H7), whose protein sequence is MPKSNPRRDRLADKIDKEGFFSPPCLRCSEMSASNMSCECKRISSNRKCNNCVRSGVKCERDFHNERKWQNLERDRMRLAADLEDAERSNDEALARLSETSAKLARLRKHKRFLEARNKAMLENDVALLEELDSQVSWPVAETASLDAQLAAVTDDPSLSQMMNSPSFWENFDSAVAGGIPSPTGGNQSSSQ, encoded by the coding sequence ATGCCCAAATCAAACCCTCGTCGTGATCGTCTGGCTGATAAAATAGATAAGGaaggtttcttttctcctccttgtCTCCGTTGTTCCGAAATGAGTGCTTCCAATATGTCTTGTGAATGTAAACGAATCTCGTCAAATCGAAAATGCAATAATTGTGTGCGTTCTGGCGTCAAGTGTGAACGTGATTTTCATAATGAACGAAAATGGCAAAATTTGGAGCGTGATCGAATGAGATTAGCCGCCGACCTCGAAGATGCGGAGCGTTCAAATGATGAGGCACTGGCGCGTCTTTCCGAGACGTCTGCCAAATTGGCCCGGTTGCGGAAACATAAACGGTTTCTTGAGGCTCGAAATAAGGCTATGTTAGAGAATGACGTGGCTCTTCTTGAGGAGTTGGATTCTCAAGTTTCCTGGCCTGTTGCTGAGACCGCTTCTCTGGATGCTCAGCTTGCTGCGGTGACAGATGATCCTAGTCtgtctcagatgatgaattctccttccttttgggagaacttcgactctgctgtcgctggtggtattccttcaccaactggtggcaaccagtcaagttcgcaatag
- a CDS encoding uncharacterized protein (COG:S;~EggNog:ENOG410PMWZ) produces MAGLRGFVRTQVELAQLELEGLFLLHEEETREAVVPRLALVELADDPTNNRRGWNFLQDHRTRAALPTTGEQWLMDRVVATDWLRAEWVGVRPHDHQVMWHTTVVDAYLGQVDQFLERLLLLMHLTAGQPARATELLGIRHSNTVCGQHRNLFIEHGVVSLVTAYHKGYSMTGSTKIIHRYLPAEVSELVVYYLWLILPFARAVQALAHGTRQARSPFLWPRGPNLAAGAWDSGRLRGVLQREAHIHLCHNLASLVSYLGF; encoded by the coding sequence ATGGCGGGCCTGCGGGGCTTCGTGCGCACCCAGGTGGAGCTGGCCcagctggagctggaggggctgttcctgctgcatgaggaggagacccgggaggcggtggtgccgCGCCTGGCCCTGGTGGAGCTGGCAGACGACCCGACCAACAACCGGCGTGGATGGAACTTCCTGCAGGACCACCGCACCCGTGCAGCGCTGCCCACCACAGGAGAGCAATGGCTGATGGACCGGGTGGTGGCCACCGACTGGCTGCGGGCTGAGTGGGTGGGGGTGCGGCCGCATGACCACCAGGTGATGTGGCACACCACCGTGGTGGATGCCTACCTGGGACAGGTGGACCAGTTCCTGGAGcggctgctcctgctgatgCACCTGACTGCTGGGCAGCCGGCGCGGGCcactgagctgctggggatCCGACACAGCAACACTGTGTGTGGCCAGCATCGCAATCTCTTCATCGAGCATGGGGTGGTCAGTCTGGTGACGGCATACCACAAGGGATACAGCATGACAGGGTCCaccaagatcatccatcgCTACCTCCCGGCGGAGGTCAGTGAGCTTGTGGTGTACTATCTATGGCTGATCCTGCCCTTTGCACGGGCAGTGCAGGCCCTGGCCCATGGCACCCGGCAGGCACGCTCCCCCTTCCTGTGGCCACGGGGCCCCAATCTGGCAGCGGGGGCATGGGACAGTGGCCGGCTGCGGGGGGTGCTCCAGCGTGAGGCCCACATACAtctgtgtcacaacctggcttctctcgtgtcgtacctagggttctag
- a CDS encoding uncharacterized protein (COG:S;~EggNog:ENOG410PMWZ), whose amino-acid sequence MGEVEFIRRQVAGALAEDAAAAEAGAQQVPDPDAKAPTEISPWLELTRWPEFLHGHAFTAVAPLAAPPDPTAEPLLTVFSASVERLIEAAYQSIKTRRINEFDQIRINSFLQRPRVWDRPILIQLRPSTYRAYRQVWQRLICFAYRTSRPNAAVQLGHQLTTAQLAALDRMETAAAELLSLPSPPLCTPGPGAADHPPWTTGGGPWVVIQTPRGGDRDRDPEGDRRTERRHAAYEQLDHACLDLSIALLDHPLKGDLFESAVVAFLAVLGVDVEKQTFRDPYAFTSSLSGLIKMAQMLVAQRAVQMADHGQVEHPADALEAMRERFLLPGVAAPFNWLTRAAHVWQAHPEHHHQSGIYLLER is encoded by the exons ATGGGTGAGGTGGAGTTCATCCGGAGGCAGGTGGCCGGGGCCCTCGCCGAGgacgcggcggcggcggaggccggGGCCCAGCAGGTGCCGGACCCGGATGCCAAAGCGCCCACCGAGATATCCCCCTGGCTGGAGCTCACCCGGTGGCCCGAGTTCCTGCATGGGCATGCCTTCACAGCGGTAGCCCCGCTGGCTGCACCACCGGATCCCACAGCTGAGCCCCTTCTGACAGTGTTCAGCGCCAGCGTCGAGCGGCTGATCGAGGCGGCCTACCAGTCCATCAAGACGCGGCGGATCAACGAGTTTGACCAG ATCCGAATCAACAGCTTCCTGCAACGGCCACGGGTGTGGGACCGGCCCATCCTGATCCAGCTCCGGCCCTCCACCTACCGGGCCTACCGGCAGGTCTGGCAGCGGCTGATCTGCTTCGCCTACCGCACCAGCCGCCCCAATGCAGCCGTGCAGCTCGGCCACCAGCTCACCACTGCACAGCTGGCGGCCctggaccggatggagacggCGGCAGCGGAGCTGCTGTCATTGCCCTCGCCACCACTCTGCACACCCGGGCCCGGGGCggcggatcatccaccatggaccacaGGAGGGGGCCCATGGGTCGTCATCCAGACGCCCCGTGGGGGGGATCGGGATCGGGACCCGGAGGGGGACCGGAGGACCGAGCGGCGCCATGCAGCATATGAGCAACTGGACCATGCCTGCCTGGACCTGTCCATCGCGCTGCTGGACCACCCACTGAAAGGGGATCTCTTTGAGAGTGCGGTGGTGGCCTTCCTGGcagtgttgggggtggatgtGGAGAAACAGACCTTCCGGGACCCCTACGCGTTCACCAGCTCCCTGTCCGGGCTGATCAAGATGGCCCAGATGCTGGTGGCGCAGCGCGCGGTGCAGATGGCGGACCATGGTCAGGTTGAGCACCCGGCAGATGCCCTGGAGGCCATGCGGGAGCGGTTCCTCCTCCCGGGGGTGGCTGCCCCCTTCAACTGGCTCACACGGGCTGCGCACGTTTGGCAAGCGCATCcagaacaccaccaccagtctgGGATATATCTACTGGAGCGATGA
- a CDS encoding uncharacterized protein (COG:S;~EggNog:ENOG410QEA6;~InterPro:IPR022698;~PFAM:PF12013), which translates to MDLFLYNDTHRLWICGPCGFAVRPAHLAAHLANRHPKHPSAATPALRRAACALMLKRPCWDPAREPDRPVPPPPGPGESAGPGAPRPPGLSLPPPRLCLHRVQS; encoded by the coding sequence ATGGACCTCTTCCTCTACAACGACACCCATCGCCTGTGGATCTGTGGTCCCTGTGGATTCGCCGTGCGGCCCGCCCATCTCGCCGCCCACCTGGCCAACCGCCATCCCAAGCATCCCTCCGCGGCCACCCCGGCCCTCCGCCGGGCCGCCTGTGCCCTGATGCTCAAGCGGCCCTGCTGGGACCCCGCGCGGGAGCCTGACCGTCCGGTCCCGCCGCCCCCCGGCCCCGGGGAGTCCGCCGGTCCCGGGGCTCCCCGTCCACCCGGGCTATCGCTGCCCCCACCCCGACTGTGCCTACATCGTGTGCAATCCTGA